One Agelaius phoeniceus isolate bAgePho1 chromosome 6, bAgePho1.hap1, whole genome shotgun sequence DNA window includes the following coding sequences:
- the KCNJ11 gene encoding ATP-sensitive inward rectifier potassium channel 11, translated as MLSRKGIIPEEYVLTRLAEDVPDHARYRARERRARFVGKNGACNVAHKNIREQGRFLQDVFTTLVDLKWPHTLLIFTMSFLCSWLLFGMVWWLIAFAHGDLDHSTRLQRDPAEGTAGPAAAFVPCVTSIHSFTSAFLFSIEVQVTIGFGGRMVTEECPAAILVLIVQNIVGLVINAIMLGCIFMKTSQAHRRAETLIFSKHAVIALREGRLCFMLRVGDLRKSMIISATIRMQVVKKTASLEGEVVPLNQIDIQMENPVGGNSIFLVSPLIIYHVIDKNSPLYDISPMNLHHHEDLEIIVILEGVVETTGITTQARTSYLADEILWGQRFVPIVAEEDGRYSVDYSKFGNTVKVPTPSCTARQLEEDKSIMDTMPLSPRGTIRKRSVKLKPKFTISEEPS; from the coding sequence aTGCTCTCGAGGAAGGGGATCATCCCCGAGGAGTACGTGCTGACCCGGCTGGCCGAGGATGTGCCCGATCACGCTCGGTACCGCGCTCGGGAGAGGCGGGCGCGCTTCGTGGGCAAGAACGGCGCCTGCAATGTGGCCCACAAGAACATCCGCGAGCAGGGGCGCTTCCTGCAGGACGTCTTCACCACCCTGGTGGACCTCAAGTGGCCGCACACGCTGCTCATCTTcaccatgtccttcctgtgcagCTGGCTGCTCTTCGGCATGGTCTGGTGGCTCATCGCCTTCGCGCACGGGGACCTGGACCACAGCACCCGGCTGCAGCGGGACCCCGCCGAGGGGACGGCCGGGCCCGCGGCCGCCTTCGTGCCCTGCGTGACCAGCATCCACTCCTTCACCTCCGCCTTCCTCTTCTCCATCGAGGTGCAGGTGACCATCGGCTTCGGGGGGCGCATGGTGACGGAGGAGTGCCCGGCCGCCATCCTGGTGCTGATCGTGCAGAACATCGTGGGGCTGGTGATCAACGCCATCATGCTGGGCTGCATCTTCATGAAGACGTCGCAGGCCCACCGGCGGGCCGAGACCCTCATCTTCAGCAAGCACGCGGTGATCGCCCTGCGGGAGGGCCGGCTCTGCTTCATGCTGCGGGTGGGCGACCTGCGCAAGAGCATGATCATCAGTGCCACCATCCGCATGCAGGTGGTGAAGAAGACGGCCAGCCTGGAGGGCGAGGTGGTGCCCCTCAACCAGATCGACATCCAGATGGAGAACCCCGTGGGGGGCAACAGCATCTTCCTGGTCTCCCCGCTCATCATCTACCACGTGATAGACAAGAACAGCCCCCTCTACGACATCTCCCCCATGAACCTGCACCACCACGAGGACCTGGAGATCATCGTCATCTTGGAAGGGGTGGTGGAGACCACCGGCATCACCACCCAGGCCAGAACCTCCTACCTGGCGGACGAAATCCTCTGGGGCCAAAGGTTTGTGCCCATCGTGGCGGAGGAAGACGGGCGATACTCGGTGGACTACTCTAAATTCGGCAACACGGTGAAAGTGCCCACGCCCTCGTGCACTGCccggcagctggaggaggacaAGAGCATCATGGACACCATGCCACTGTCCCCGAGAGGCACAATTAGGAAAAGGTCTGTCAAGCTAAAGCCCAAGTTTACCATAAGCGAAGAGCCTTCCTGA